Proteins co-encoded in one Halorussus vallis genomic window:
- a CDS encoding CDP-2,3-bis-(O-geranylgeranyl)-sn-glycerol synthase, with amino-acid sequence MGVFETVAVALWAMLPAYVPNNAAVLAGGGRPIDGGRTWGGRRVLGDGKTWRGTAVGILVGAALALGLNAVEPAIADLVGVDLPAFPLAVVLALPAGAMLGDIAASFLKRRTGRQRGAAFPGVDQLDFVVFALLFTFLVAPAWFGDVFTLPVLVVVVVATPLLHVTTNGIAYLLGLKNEPY; translated from the coding sequence ATGGGCGTATTCGAAACGGTCGCGGTCGCACTGTGGGCGATGTTGCCCGCCTACGTGCCGAACAACGCGGCCGTGCTGGCGGGCGGCGGGCGACCGATAGACGGCGGGCGAACCTGGGGCGGGCGCCGGGTCCTCGGCGACGGGAAGACCTGGCGGGGCACGGCGGTCGGCATCCTGGTGGGCGCGGCGCTGGCGCTGGGTCTCAACGCGGTCGAACCCGCCATCGCCGACCTCGTGGGCGTCGACCTCCCGGCGTTCCCGCTCGCGGTGGTGCTCGCGCTCCCGGCGGGCGCGATGCTCGGCGACATCGCCGCGTCGTTCCTCAAGCGCCGGACCGGCCGCCAGCGCGGCGCGGCGTTCCCCGGTGTCGACCAACTCGACTTCGTGGTGTTCGCGCTCCTGTTCACGTTCCTGGTCGCACCCGCGTGGTTCGGCGACGTGTTCACGCTCCCGGTGCTGGTGGTCGTGGTCGTCGCCACGCCGCTGTTGCACGTCACCACGAACGGTATCGCCTATCTGCTGGGGCTGAAGAACGAGCCCTACTAA
- a CDS encoding DUF7854 family protein → MDRISALRNVEDALADFESGEADLRATERRVLNVLRTYATEFGEDDLAAYRASGSDRADGLVVVADSRSQARTRIGDLLDAEELEFEIERLG, encoded by the coding sequence ATGGACCGCATCTCCGCCCTCCGGAACGTCGAGGACGCCCTGGCCGACTTCGAGTCGGGCGAGGCCGACCTCCGGGCGACCGAGCGCCGCGTGCTGAACGTCCTCCGGACCTACGCGACCGAGTTCGGCGAGGACGACCTGGCCGCCTACCGCGCGTCCGGTTCGGACCGGGCCGACGGACTCGTGGTCGTCGCCGACTCGCGGTCGCAGGCCCGCACCCGAATCGGGGATTTACTGGACGCCGAAGAGTTAGAATTCGAGATCGAACGACTCGGCTGA
- a CDS encoding right-handed parallel beta-helix repeat-containing protein, whose product MSRFGVAERRSNRLQTLTAVVVVLILSLAGVTVGGAIEDFDRGTYQQATSLDSCTVIDEPGTYQLTEPIENSTENTCIEIRASNVHFDGGGHTIDGSITRQELLDALRGPPPEAGVGVSVNPNGSSSLSNVTITNVTVTEWFRGVVARNSTRVTVRDITATTSGVGVEMSTATDSTVSNATAAENALFGIRTGDSHDSTVQDSTANRNGFNGVYAVNSRNSTVRRVTANSNGFSGIELTNSSESTVRNVTATENGFRGFGIVDEPIGNVVENVTVADNDFSRNGYAGIVLFAVTNSTFSNNNVVGTQGTLPPGRNPPVPSAGVIADGASGNVFTDTDARDQASWAYVAVNDATNTVQNFQTDAAAVTFEARDVALGPTTTVPSDAGNETTVTPVIEGVTVTNTSADAFIDLRIAWGSVESENQSATETAGR is encoded by the coding sequence ATGTCTCGATTCGGCGTGGCAGAAAGACGAAGCAACCGACTCCAGACTCTCACAGCGGTAGTGGTTGTACTAATTTTATCCCTTGCAGGCGTCACGGTTGGGGGAGCAATCGAGGATTTTGATCGAGGTACCTACCAGCAGGCGACATCCCTCGACTCCTGTACCGTAATCGACGAGCCAGGCACGTACCAGCTCACCGAACCCATCGAGAATAGTACCGAAAATACCTGCATCGAGATCCGGGCGAGCAACGTCCATTTCGACGGGGGTGGCCACACGATCGACGGGAGCATCACTCGGCAGGAACTGCTGGACGCGTTGCGAGGCCCTCCACCAGAAGCAGGTGTCGGGGTCAGTGTCAATCCAAACGGCTCGTCCTCGCTCTCGAACGTCACCATCACGAACGTGACCGTCACCGAATGGTTCCGTGGAGTCGTTGCCCGAAATTCGACACGGGTGACCGTTCGTGACATCACCGCCACCACCAGTGGAGTCGGGGTAGAGATGTCCACTGCGACCGATTCCACTGTGAGCAACGCCACCGCCGCCGAAAACGCTCTTTTCGGAATACGAACGGGCGATTCTCACGACAGTACGGTCCAGGACAGCACGGCGAACCGCAACGGGTTCAACGGCGTCTACGCGGTGAACTCGAGGAACAGTACGGTTCGACGCGTCACTGCGAACTCTAACGGGTTCAGCGGAATCGAACTGACGAACTCGTCCGAGAGCACCGTTCGAAACGTCACTGCGACCGAGAACGGGTTCCGTGGTTTCGGAATAGTGGACGAGCCAATCGGGAACGTCGTGGAAAACGTGACGGTTGCCGACAACGACTTCAGCCGTAACGGCTATGCCGGCATCGTACTGTTCGCCGTGACGAACAGTACGTTCTCGAACAACAACGTCGTCGGTACCCAAGGAACGCTCCCACCGGGACGAAACCCTCCGGTTCCGTCTGCGGGGGTCATCGCCGATGGTGCCTCGGGAAACGTATTCACTGACACTGACGCCCGTGACCAGGCGTCCTGGGCGTACGTCGCGGTGAACGACGCAACGAACACCGTGCAGAACTTCCAGACTGACGCCGCCGCCGTCACCTTCGAGGCACGTGATGTCGCACTCGGGCCGACGACGACAGTTCCTTCGGACGCGGGTAACGAGACGACTGTAACGCCGGTCATCGAGGGCGTGACCGTGACCAACACGAGTGCGGACGCGTTCATCGACCTTAGGATTGCGTGGGGGAGCGTGGAGTCTGAAAATCAATCAGCGACCGAAACCGCTGGACGGTGA
- a CDS encoding LAGLIDADG family homing endonuclease has product MARAENTELVDRFEQFYRRYYSDQIGRLAANYPGEQRSLYVDWDDLYRYDADLADDYLSKPEQLQEYAEEALRLYDLPVDVSLGQAHVRIQNLPEATDIRAIRARHVNTLVAAQGIVRKATNVRPKIQDAAFECQRCGTLTYIPQSGGDFQEPHECQGCERQGPFQINFDQSEFVDSQKIRVQESPEGLRGGETPQSIDVHIEDDITGNVTPGDHVTVTGILHLEQQGSAQEKSPVFDVYMDGISVTIEDEEFEDMDITDEDKKEIVELSNENAIYEQMVDSMAPAIYGYDQEKLAMILQLFSGVTKHLPDGSRIRGDLHMLLIGDPGTGKCVKGDTRVTLADGTERKIRELVEENLGDPKPIDDGVYQEVDIPLPSMRDDGSLAQKRATKVWKREAPDEMYQIRTSSGTKLEVTPSHPLFVQSGGAFQALRAEDLQEGQFVATPRTIPTKGDDTLDVEYRRSKAHNAVRLDLPDEWTPELARLVGYVVAEGYVESRKDDTGYVTITNEDREILDDVADSLERLGLNYTERESRSGKSASEVCCSSGEFVSFLEALEPAILEPSADQRVPDALMRATQESKIAFLRAYIDSEGHVSAKQREITVASTSEELLKQVRSLLLSLGITSQLSERQNGSYQLRISGNQFGRYVDRVGFITDRKARSAAARDDGEQNTNRDVVPALDDDLRRIRTSLGLSQFDCAIPRSTYQHYERGDRTPSRTSLREVVSKFETRLAELRELRQKVTEGEWSAVETAREELGLSQQTLADGIGVCQRSVSLYEQGEVIPDGGRVTDAKDVVRDQIEDALAVESDVRSLRSLTDGDVAWDRIESIERVKPDYDWVYDLEVAGTHNYLTNNVVSHNSQMLSYVQNIAPRSVYTSGKGSSSAGLTAAAVRDDFGDGQQWTLEAGALVLADKGIAAVDELDKMRPEDRSAMHEGLEQQKISVSKAGINATLKSRCSLLGAANPKYGRFDQYESIGEQIDLEPALISRFDLIFTVTDQPDEEHDKRLAEHILQTNYAGQLNTQRTEMNAPNISEEEVNSQTEEVAPAIDADLLRKYIAYSKRNCYPTMTDEAMETIRDFYVDLRTKGADEDAPVPVTARKLEALVRLSEASARVRLSDSVEIEDAERAVEITRSCLQDIGVDPETGQFDADVVETGTSKSQRDRIKNIKQLIAEIEEEYDDGAPVDVVLDRAEEIGMDHSKAEHEIDKLKQKGEVYEPSTDHLRTT; this is encoded by the coding sequence ATGGCTCGCGCGGAGAATACGGAGCTAGTCGACAGGTTCGAGCAGTTCTACCGTCGGTACTACAGCGACCAGATCGGTCGGCTCGCGGCGAACTACCCCGGCGAACAGCGCTCGCTCTACGTCGATTGGGACGACCTCTATCGCTACGACGCTGATCTCGCCGACGACTACCTCTCCAAGCCCGAACAGCTACAGGAGTACGCCGAGGAAGCGCTTCGGCTGTACGACCTGCCCGTCGACGTCAGCCTCGGTCAGGCCCACGTCAGAATCCAGAACCTGCCGGAGGCGACCGACATCCGCGCCATCCGCGCCCGACACGTCAACACGCTCGTCGCCGCCCAGGGCATCGTCCGGAAGGCGACGAACGTCCGGCCGAAGATACAGGACGCTGCCTTCGAGTGCCAGCGCTGCGGCACGCTGACCTACATCCCCCAGAGCGGCGGCGACTTCCAGGAACCCCACGAGTGCCAGGGCTGCGAACGCCAGGGTCCGTTCCAGATCAACTTCGACCAGTCGGAGTTCGTCGACTCCCAGAAGATTCGGGTCCAGGAGAGCCCCGAGGGACTCCGCGGCGGCGAGACGCCCCAGAGCATCGACGTCCACATCGAGGACGACATCACCGGCAACGTGACCCCCGGCGACCACGTGACGGTGACCGGTATCCTCCACCTCGAACAGCAGGGTAGCGCCCAGGAGAAGTCGCCCGTCTTCGACGTCTACATGGACGGCATCTCGGTGACCATCGAGGACGAGGAGTTCGAGGACATGGACATCACCGACGAGGACAAGAAGGAGATCGTCGAACTCTCGAACGAGAACGCCATCTACGAGCAGATGGTCGACTCGATGGCGCCGGCCATCTACGGCTACGACCAGGAGAAACTCGCGATGATTCTCCAGTTGTTCTCCGGCGTCACCAAGCACCTCCCGGACGGGTCGCGGATTCGCGGCGACCTCCACATGCTCCTCATCGGCGACCCCGGTACGGGTAAGTGCGTTAAAGGAGATACGCGGGTCACGCTCGCCGACGGGACGGAACGCAAGATTCGAGAACTGGTCGAGGAGAACTTAGGCGACCCAAAGCCGATAGACGACGGTGTGTATCAGGAAGTGGACATCCCGCTTCCTTCGATGCGAGACGACGGTTCGCTCGCACAGAAGCGCGCGACGAAGGTCTGGAAGCGCGAAGCGCCCGATGAAATGTACCAGATTCGGACGAGCAGCGGCACGAAGTTGGAGGTGACGCCTTCTCACCCACTGTTCGTCCAATCGGGCGGTGCGTTCCAGGCACTCCGTGCCGAGGATCTTCAGGAAGGGCAGTTCGTCGCTACGCCGCGAACCATTCCGACGAAAGGAGACGACACCCTCGACGTCGAATACCGCCGGTCGAAGGCACACAACGCCGTTCGACTCGACCTTCCCGACGAGTGGACTCCGGAACTCGCTCGTCTCGTCGGGTACGTCGTCGCCGAAGGATACGTCGAATCGCGGAAAGACGACACCGGCTACGTCACAATCACGAACGAAGACCGAGAGATACTCGACGACGTCGCGGACTCGCTCGAACGACTGGGTCTGAACTACACCGAGCGCGAGTCGCGCTCGGGCAAGTCCGCCAGCGAAGTCTGCTGCTCGTCTGGCGAGTTCGTCAGCTTCCTCGAAGCGCTCGAACCTGCCATCCTCGAACCGTCGGCCGACCAGCGCGTCCCGGACGCGCTGATGCGAGCAACCCAGGAGAGCAAGATTGCGTTCCTCCGCGCGTACATTGACTCCGAAGGGCACGTTTCGGCGAAGCAACGCGAAATAACGGTCGCTTCGACGAGCGAAGAACTCCTGAAACAAGTCCGGAGTCTCCTCCTTTCGCTCGGTATCACTTCGCAGTTGTCGGAACGACAGAACGGGAGCTACCAGCTTCGAATCAGCGGAAATCAGTTCGGCCGATACGTCGACCGCGTCGGGTTCATCACCGACCGGAAGGCCCGCAGTGCCGCCGCGAGGGACGACGGCGAGCAGAACACGAACCGAGACGTAGTTCCCGCACTCGACGACGACCTCCGCCGAATCCGCACGTCGCTCGGTCTCTCGCAGTTCGACTGTGCAATTCCGCGCTCGACGTACCAGCACTACGAACGCGGCGATAGAACCCCGAGTCGGACGAGCCTACGAGAGGTCGTCTCTAAGTTCGAGACTCGACTCGCCGAACTCCGAGAACTCCGCCAGAAGGTGACCGAAGGCGAGTGGTCCGCAGTCGAAACCGCTCGCGAAGAACTGGGCCTCTCCCAACAAACGCTCGCCGACGGAATCGGTGTCTGCCAGCGGTCGGTCAGCCTCTACGAGCAGGGCGAAGTCATCCCGGATGGCGGGCGCGTCACCGACGCGAAAGACGTCGTCCGTGACCAGATTGAGGACGCACTCGCCGTCGAGAGTGACGTACGGAGTCTCCGGTCGCTCACTGACGGTGACGTCGCGTGGGACAGAATCGAGTCCATCGAGCGCGTGAAACCGGACTACGACTGGGTGTACGACCTCGAAGTCGCAGGGACGCACAACTACCTCACGAACAACGTGGTTTCGCACAACTCCCAGATGCTCTCGTACGTCCAGAACATCGCGCCGCGCTCGGTCTACACCTCCGGCAAGGGTTCGTCGTCTGCAGGTTTGACCGCCGCCGCGGTCCGCGACGACTTCGGCGACGGCCAGCAGTGGACGCTCGAAGCCGGCGCGCTCGTGCTCGCCGACAAGGGCATCGCGGCGGTGGACGAACTCGACAAGATGCGCCCCGAGGACCGCTCGGCGATGCACGAGGGCCTCGAACAGCAGAAGATATCGGTTTCGAAGGCCGGCATCAACGCCACGCTCAAGTCGCGGTGCTCGCTGCTCGGCGCGGCGAACCCCAAGTACGGTCGGTTCGACCAGTACGAGTCCATCGGCGAGCAAATCGACCTCGAACCCGCGCTCATCTCGCGGTTCGACCTCATCTTTACGGTCACCGACCAGCCCGACGAGGAACACGACAAGCGGCTGGCCGAGCACATCCTCCAGACCAACTACGCGGGCCAGCTCAACACCCAGCGGACCGAGATGAACGCGCCCAACATCTCCGAGGAGGAGGTCAACAGCCAGACCGAGGAGGTCGCGCCCGCCATCGACGCCGACCTGCTCCGGAAGTACATCGCCTATTCGAAGCGCAACTGCTACCCGACGATGACCGACGAGGCGATGGAGACCATCCGGGACTTCTACGTCGACCTCCGGACGAAGGGCGCCGACGAGGACGCCCCCGTGCCGGTCACCGCCCGGAAACTGGAGGCGCTGGTTCGGCTCTCGGAGGCGAGCGCCCGCGTTCGACTCTCCGACAGCGTCGAAATCGAGGACGCCGAGCGCGCGGTCGAGATTACCCGGTCGTGTCTCCAGGACATCGGCGTCGACCCCGAGACGGGTCAGTTCGACGCCGACGTGGTCGAGACGGGCACCTCGAAGAGCCAGCGCGACCGCATCAAGAACATCAAACAGCTCATCGCCGAGATCGAAGAGGAGTACGACGACGGCGCGCCCGTCGACGTGGTGCTCGACCGCGCCGAGGAGATCGGCATGGACCACTCGAAGGCCGAACACGAGATAGACAAGCTGAAACAGAAGGGCGAGGTGTACGAACCCTCGACCGACCACCTCCGGACGACGTAA
- the ribB gene encoding 3,4-dihydroxy-2-butanone-4-phosphate synthase — protein MSRATAGVEAAVEAFREGSPVLVHDAADREGETDLIYPAGAVAPKDVSRMRNDAGGLVCVALSDEVADAFDLPFLQEALDHPASGAHDLGYDERSSFSLTVNHRDTYTGITDEDRSTTIRELAAAATDPDATDFAAAFRAPGHVHLLRAAPGLLADREGHTELGIALAAAADREPAVVVCEMLDDRTGKALSPDDAQAYADRHGFPYVEGATLIDRLG, from the coding sequence ATGAGTCGGGCCACCGCGGGCGTCGAAGCCGCCGTCGAGGCGTTCCGCGAGGGGTCGCCGGTGCTCGTCCACGACGCCGCCGACCGCGAGGGGGAAACCGACCTCATCTACCCGGCCGGTGCGGTCGCCCCCAAGGACGTCTCGCGTATGCGCAACGACGCCGGCGGCCTCGTCTGCGTCGCGCTCTCGGACGAGGTGGCCGACGCCTTCGACCTCCCGTTCCTCCAGGAGGCGCTCGACCACCCCGCGAGCGGAGCCCACGACCTGGGCTACGACGAACGGTCGTCGTTCTCGCTGACGGTGAACCACCGCGACACCTACACCGGCATCACCGACGAGGACCGCTCGACGACGATTCGCGAACTCGCGGCGGCCGCGACCGACCCCGACGCGACCGACTTCGCCGCGGCGTTCCGCGCGCCGGGTCACGTCCACCTGCTCCGGGCCGCCCCGGGCCTGCTGGCCGACCGCGAGGGCCACACCGAACTCGGCATCGCGCTGGCCGCCGCCGCCGACCGCGAACCCGCCGTCGTCGTCTGCGAGATGCTCGACGACCGGACGGGGAAGGCGCTCTCGCCCGACGACGCCCAGGCCTACGCCGACCGCCACGGCTTCCCGTACGTCGAGGGTGCGACGCTCATCGACCGACTCGGATAG
- a CDS encoding DUF4383 domain-containing protein encodes MGTNDDANGADEGRSEEAPSGEAIDPGETPSGGVGEDDEGRFDSGIQLSVTVLLGATLLVVGIVGFAAGEQLLVFGVNPLHNAFHALTGLLAVAAGLYANGEYADEFNKTAGVVYGLLVVFQLVAPAAAEALLNADTADLLLHVGLALAFGGVGFMLPDADTRRAEADRPADRDVR; translated from the coding sequence ATGGGAACGAACGACGACGCGAACGGGGCCGACGAGGGGCGCTCCGAGGAGGCGCCGTCCGGCGAAGCGATCGACCCCGGCGAGACGCCGTCCGGGGGTGTCGGCGAGGACGACGAGGGACGCTTCGACAGCGGCATTCAGCTCTCGGTGACCGTGTTGCTCGGCGCGACGCTGCTGGTCGTCGGCATCGTGGGATTCGCCGCAGGAGAACAGTTGCTCGTCTTCGGCGTCAACCCGCTCCACAACGCCTTCCACGCGCTGACCGGACTGCTCGCTGTCGCGGCGGGCCTGTACGCGAACGGCGAGTACGCGGACGAGTTCAACAAGACCGCCGGGGTCGTCTACGGGTTGCTGGTCGTCTTCCAACTCGTCGCGCCGGCCGCGGCCGAGGCGCTCCTGAACGCCGACACCGCCGACCTCCTGCTCCACGTCGGACTTGCGCTGGCGTTCGGCGGCGTCGGGTTCATGCTCCCCGACGCGGATACTCGCCGGGCCGAGGCCGACCGACCCGCCGACCGCGACGTTCGGTGA
- a CDS encoding DUF502 domain-containing protein, with the protein MTSWKRDVASGLIVLLPIMVTAYIIAWLYLAIAGIPFLDGLKPPVKVATVLVVFSMLVLSVGYMMRTAVGSLFEGAIDGLMNRLPVLRVVYNASKMAAETALSDTTDLQAPVKVNAFGNMRMTAFKTGKKTDDGRELLFMPTAPNITTGFVIEAKPSDFEEADETVEDALTRILSAGFGDTGDSGIPIDVEDEKESPAAQ; encoded by the coding sequence ATGACCTCCTGGAAGCGCGACGTCGCGAGCGGGCTCATCGTGCTGTTGCCCATCATGGTCACCGCGTACATCATCGCGTGGCTCTACCTGGCGATAGCGGGAATCCCGTTTCTCGACGGCCTCAAGCCCCCGGTGAAGGTGGCCACCGTCCTCGTGGTGTTCTCGATGCTCGTCCTCAGCGTCGGCTACATGATGCGAACCGCGGTCGGCTCCCTGTTCGAAGGTGCCATCGACGGCCTGATGAATCGCCTCCCCGTTCTGCGGGTCGTCTACAACGCCTCGAAGATGGCGGCCGAAACCGCCCTCTCGGACACGACCGACCTCCAAGCCCCCGTGAAGGTCAACGCCTTCGGCAACATGCGGATGACCGCGTTCAAGACCGGGAAGAAGACCGACGACGGCCGCGAACTGCTCTTCATGCCGACCGCTCCGAACATCACCACTGGTTTCGTCATCGAGGCCAAGCCGAGCGACTTCGAGGAGGCCGACGAAACCGTCGAGGACGCGTTGACCCGCATCCTCAGCGCCGGATTCGGTGACACCGGCGACTCGGGAATTCCCATCGACGTCGAGGACGAGAAGGAGTCGCCGGCCGCACAGTAG
- a CDS encoding proline dehydrogenase family protein, with amino-acid sequence MIPPIASKFVAGESPAEALEHVRGLNDRDVKAILNLLGEHYHDRGPADEDAEAYVRLLEDIDTAGVDACISVKPSQIGLGVDVTVFRENVERIAAAAADRDVFCWIDMEDHETTDATLDAYEQLALEHDGGVGVCVQANLKRTEEDLERLADLPGKVRLVKGAYDEPKSIAYKDKATVDAVYREYLAYMFEHFEGGVAVGSHDPAMIELAEELHEEHGTDFEVQMLMGVREDAQYELARDYEVYQYVPYGGKWASYFYRRMMERKENLLFGLRAILGR; translated from the coding sequence ATGATTCCGCCCATCGCGAGCAAGTTCGTCGCCGGGGAGTCGCCGGCGGAGGCGCTGGAGCACGTCCGGGGGTTGAACGACCGGGACGTGAAGGCCATCCTGAACCTCCTCGGCGAGCACTACCACGACCGCGGCCCCGCCGACGAGGACGCCGAGGCGTACGTGCGACTGCTGGAGGACATCGACACCGCCGGCGTCGACGCCTGCATCTCGGTCAAGCCCTCCCAGATCGGCCTCGGCGTCGACGTGACCGTCTTCCGCGAGAACGTCGAGCGCATCGCGGCGGCCGCGGCCGACCGCGACGTCTTCTGCTGGATCGACATGGAGGACCACGAGACGACCGACGCGACGCTGGACGCCTACGAGCAGTTGGCGCTCGAACACGACGGCGGCGTCGGCGTCTGCGTCCAGGCCAACCTGAAGCGGACCGAGGAGGACCTGGAGCGACTGGCCGACCTGCCAGGCAAGGTCCGACTCGTCAAGGGCGCCTACGACGAACCGAAGTCCATCGCGTACAAGGACAAGGCGACGGTCGACGCCGTCTACCGCGAGTATCTGGCGTACATGTTCGAGCACTTCGAGGGCGGCGTCGCGGTCGGGAGCCACGACCCCGCGATGATTGAACTCGCCGAGGAACTCCACGAGGAACACGGCACCGACTTCGAGGTACAGATGCTGATGGGCGTGCGCGAGGACGCCCAGTACGAACTGGCGCGCGACTACGAGGTCTACCAGTACGTCCCCTACGGCGGCAAGTGGGCGTCGTACTTCTACCGGCGGATGATGGAGCGCAAGGAGAACCTGCTGTTCGGCCTGCGCGCGATACTCGGTCGGTGA
- a CDS encoding CTP-dependent riboflavin kinase, translated as MSATRPRAVGYDELAALKLLALDGGLEGEVKVSCSALAERLDASNQTASRRLQGLDDAGLVERELVSDGQWISITDDGEWALKREYEDYRRIFETPAGVDLTGTVTSGMGEGRHYISLPGYMEQFEDRLGYEPFPGTLNVELTAESVRARSAMEALEPVPIDGWEDDDRTYGPAVCYPAVVETQDGDVYEEAHTIAPERTHHDEDQLEVIAPEKLREKLGLEDGDHVTVHVEEQP; from the coding sequence ATGTCAGCGACGCGACCGCGCGCGGTCGGCTACGACGAACTCGCCGCGCTCAAACTCCTCGCGCTCGACGGCGGGCTGGAGGGAGAGGTCAAGGTTTCGTGCTCGGCGCTCGCCGAGCGCCTCGACGCCTCGAACCAGACCGCCTCCCGCCGCCTCCAGGGACTCGACGACGCCGGACTCGTCGAGCGCGAACTGGTCAGCGACGGCCAGTGGATCTCCATCACCGACGACGGCGAGTGGGCGCTCAAGCGCGAGTACGAGGACTACCGTCGCATCTTCGAGACGCCCGCGGGCGTCGACCTCACCGGGACGGTCACCAGCGGGATGGGCGAGGGCCGCCACTACATCTCGCTGCCGGGCTACATGGAGCAGTTCGAGGACCGACTGGGCTACGAGCCGTTCCCCGGGACGCTGAACGTCGAACTCACCGCCGAGAGCGTCCGCGCCCGGTCGGCGATGGAGGCGCTCGAGCCGGTCCCCATCGACGGCTGGGAGGACGACGACCGGACCTACGGCCCGGCGGTCTGTTACCCCGCCGTGGTCGAGACGCAGGACGGCGACGTCTACGAGGAGGCCCACACCATCGCGCCCGAGCGCACCCACCACGACGAGGACCAACTGGAGGTCATCGCGCCCGAGAAACTCCGCGAGAAACTCGGCCTGGAGGACGGCGACCACGTGACCGTCCACGTCGAGGAACAGCCATGA
- a CDS encoding branched-chain amino acid transaminase produces MSFDEMDVDTIWMNGEFVDWDDAQIHVLTHGLHYGSGVFEGVRCYDTENGPAIFRWEEHLDRLYKSCKPYDLDIGHDPEELTEATKELIRRQDLESCYIRPIAYYGYGSLGVSPGDNPTDVAIAAWPWGAYLGEEALEEGVEVMVSSWRKHASSQIPTNAKTTGLYVNSMLAGEEARRNGFVEAIVLNKEGNVAEGPGENLFMVKDSEVFTPGLAESILDGITRDTVITLAEELGYEVHDQATISRGELNTADELFFTGSAAEVTPIRKVDNVTIGEGTRGPVTEEIQSAFFDLVERRTDDHDEWFEYVEE; encoded by the coding sequence ATGAGCTTCGACGAGATGGACGTCGACACGATCTGGATGAACGGCGAGTTCGTCGACTGGGACGACGCCCAGATCCACGTCCTCACCCACGGCCTGCACTACGGGTCGGGCGTCTTCGAAGGCGTCCGGTGCTACGACACCGAGAACGGTCCGGCCATCTTCCGCTGGGAGGAACACCTCGACCGACTCTACAAGTCCTGCAAGCCCTACGACCTCGACATCGGCCACGACCCCGAGGAACTGACCGAGGCGACCAAGGAACTCATCCGGCGCCAGGACTTGGAGTCCTGCTACATCCGGCCCATCGCCTACTACGGCTACGGCAGCCTCGGCGTCAGCCCCGGCGACAACCCGACCGACGTCGCCATCGCGGCGTGGCCGTGGGGCGCGTACCTCGGCGAGGAGGCCCTCGAAGAGGGCGTGGAGGTCATGGTGTCGTCGTGGCGCAAGCACGCCTCCAGCCAGATTCCGACCAACGCCAAGACCACCGGCCTGTACGTCAACAGCATGCTCGCGGGCGAGGAGGCCCGCCGCAACGGCTTCGTCGAGGCCATCGTGCTGAACAAGGAGGGCAACGTCGCCGAGGGTCCCGGCGAGAACCTCTTCATGGTGAAGGACAGCGAGGTCTTCACGCCCGGTCTGGCCGAGAGCATCCTCGACGGCATCACCCGCGACACCGTCATCACGCTGGCCGAGGAGTTGGGCTACGAGGTCCACGACCAGGCGACCATCTCCCGCGGCGAACTCAACACCGCCGACGAACTGTTCTTCACCGGTTCGGCGGCGGAGGTCACGCCCATCCGGAAGGTCGACAACGTCACCATCGGCGAGGGCACCCGCGGCCCGGTCACCGAGGAGATTCAGTCGGCGTTCTTCGACCTCGTCGAGCGGCGCACCGACGACCACGACGAGTGGTTCGAGTACGTCGAGGAGTAG